GATCCTCTTCCTCCTCTCCGGCTACCCCGTGGCCTTCGCCCTAGGCGCGGTGGGCATCGTTTTCGGCTTTTTGGGCATCGCCCTGGACCTCTTCCCTGCACCGCTTCTCCGGGCCATGCCCGACCGCATCTTCGGCATCATGTCCAACCAGCTCCTCCTGGCCATCCCCTTCTTCACCTTCATGGGGATCATCCTGCAGCGGAGCGGCCTGGCCGAGGCCCTTTTGGACACCATGGGCAAGCTCTTCGGCCCCTTCCGGGGGGGGCTGGCCTTGAGCGTGGTCTTCGTGGGGGCCATCCTGGCCGCCACCACCGGGGTCGTCGCCGCCAGCGTCATGGCCATGGGGCTCATCTCCCTGCCCGTCATGCTCAAGTACGGCTACAACCCCCGCTTCGCCAGCGGGGTGATCCTGGGCTCGGCCACCCTGGCCCAGATCGTCCCCCCCAGCGTGGTCCTCATCGTCATGGCCGACCAGCTGGGGGTGAGCGTGGGGGACATGTACCGGGCGGCCCTGATCCCCGCCGCCTTCACCGTGGGGCTCTACTTCCTCTACGTGATCTACGTGGCCCTCTTCCGCCCCCAGTGGGCCCCGGCCCTGCCCCCGGAGGCCCGGCCCGAGGCGGGCCGGGAGGGGGAGGCGGTCTTCGCCCTCCTCTCCTACCTCCTGGTGGGGGTGGGGGCCTGGCGGCTGGGGGAGTTCCTGCGCCTGCCCGCCTGGCTGGAGGGCCTGGAGGTCCTCCTGGCCCTGGCCCTTTGGACCCTGGTTCTCCTGCCGCGGATCCGGGGGAACCCCCTCCTGCGGCGGGCCCTCCTCTCCATGGTCCCCCCCTTGGTCCTCATCTTCCTGGTGCTGGGCACGGTGCTCCTGGGCATCGCCACCCCCACGGAGGCCGGGGCCATGGGGGTGGTGGGGGCCCTGGTCCTGGCGGCCCTGAACCGGAGGCTCTCCTTCCCCGTCCTCTACGGGG
The genomic region above belongs to Thermus thermamylovorans and contains:
- a CDS encoding TRAP transporter large permease, whose amino-acid sequence is MDLYALMPPLMFLALILFLLSGYPVAFALGAVGIVFGFLGIALDLFPAPLLRAMPDRIFGIMSNQLLLAIPFFTFMGIILQRSGLAEALLDTMGKLFGPFRGGLALSVVFVGAILAATTGVVAASVMAMGLISLPVMLKYGYNPRFASGVILGSATLAQIVPPSVVLIVMADQLGVSVGDMYRAALIPAAFTVGLYFLYVIYVALFRPQWAPALPPEARPEAGREGEAVFALLSYLLVGVGAWRLGEFLRLPAWLEGLEVLLALALWTLVLLPRIRGNPLLRRALLSMVPPLVLIFLVLGTVLLGIATPTEAGAMGVVGALVLAALNRRLSFPVLYGAMESTAKLTAFVIFILIGSTLFSLIFRAVDGDYWIEGFFTRLPGGEAGFVLFVMVLVFLLGFFIDFFEIAFIVLPLLAIGAEALGIDKLWFGLLVGVNLQTSFLTPPFGFALFYLRNVAPASVRTGDIYISGAPFIGLQLLVLLLVYLLKDPILAFARGLGW